The sequence below is a genomic window from Brachyhypopomus gauderio isolate BG-103 chromosome 5, BGAUD_0.2, whole genome shotgun sequence.
CAATCAGTGTCCTAAGCTCAGTCTGGGCTGTGACGTAGGAGGTCAGGGGTGAAAACAAGCTGTCGTTGTCACTGTTGCGTCTCCCGTCCCGTGCTTTCCTCTCCAGGTtttccctcttcctcctctccctctcttctgggCTCAGCAGGCTCGGGGGGAGACGGGGGCAGACGTGCTCCACGATGTCAGGGTCCAAGGCACCGAAGAAAGGGTTCTCTGACTGAGCTTCTGATGCCCAGTCTCCAGGCCCGTTCAAGACTGTGGAATGATCCCGTGCCAGGTTTGGGGAAACAGGACTCTGGATCTCACCCATACCACACAGTCCACTGGAGAGGTTTATCCCAGCTTTTCTTTCATCAACATCCCTCTCTTTCTGGCCTGGAGTTGCTCTGTGGCGCTCACTGGTTCcaatttcttcttctttttctgcatGCCTGCTACTTGAGTCTTTAACCAGGACTTCCTGGCTGATCCTGAGTCTGTCATGTTTCCGATAGACTCGGGAGAACTTTTTGAGTTTTCTGTTCCTCTCGTGTGCACCATGGGTGTTGCTGATGGAACAATCTATGCCAAATACCTGCAGGCCATACTGCATGGAGAGAAATGAGCACAGGTAGCCTTTTCCTGAGCCCACATCAataacctgagagagagagagagagagagagagagagagcaagagagatagATAAAGGGGAAAGAAGAAACAACCAGTACGTATCCAAACAAGCTCTTGGGAGTCCAGCTGGTGTTAAAAAGGCCCTCCTTACCTGTTTGACTCTGCTGCATCTTGCCAGACCTGCCACCACTTCAGACATAGCTGGTACCTCATGAGCCTTCTTCGAGTTCATGAACTCATCAGGTACGAGAGTTGCATCTGACGTTCCACCTGAAACCGTCACCAGCTGAGTAAAATTTTGTGTGTAATTGTGAATTAAGGAAATTTAGAATGTTTGTTGACAGTCAGTGTTGCGAGAAGTTAAAGATTTTATGAAGctgaatttaaaaatataaaaatttaaGTGTCACACAGTTAGAAAACAGACCTTGGGTGTCTCCAGACAGCACTCGGAGTGACTCCAAAACTGCTGCGCGCTGAACACATACACCCAGGCCAGGCAGAGAAAGAGCTTTGGCAGCCCTGAGAAAAGCTGCTACGTCTACCAGCTTTTTGGTGACATCACAGAAGCCAAAACTAATGTTTTCGTTCACTACAGAAAAGTTAAAAGATAGAATACAGACAAGAGTAATTTGTTAACATTAACCAAGCAGTCACTGTATAGCCAAAGGAAGGGGCGCATGTGAAATGCAGTCAATACAGTCACTTTTGTGTATGTTGTTAGACTCCAACATCTTAACTTACTCTCTGCCGCCACCGTGTGGTCATGAGTAGAACTGACAGCAGACAACACCTCTTCAGGGTCCACAGCCATGAACGTTCGCCACACATCGCGCGTATAAAAATCTACGGTGTGTGCATTTGCAATGTCTAACGATATAGAAAGAAAATTGCGAACATCGTCTATCTTTTCCTTTAACTCGTTACACGAGAAATTAGAAAATGCCATATTGTATCGAAGCACAAGAAAAGTATTGCTGGCATGTCACACGCAGACCGAGAATGCGACGCTCGATATTCAGACATTGCTAGTGATTTTAGGAAGCAACTTTTAAAATTTGGTTCAGTACGAAAAACTGGATGTGTTTTACTGTCATCATCAAAACCAATAAAAGTTATGTTAAAGCTAATATTTGTTGCGCTATTACATTATATACTAGAACATAAACTATCGATAATCCATGTCTATCGATAATCCATGTTAGATTAAAAATGTCTACCGTCCACTTTTACGTAATTACTCCGCGACAATAACGTCACGTGGCGGGCGGGGGGTTGTAAACACGTGTTACATATGCTAATGTTTACAATCCAGTTAGCTTTCTAGCTGGCTAAATGTCGCTAGCTAGCTTTTTTGTGAAATGGCACCTGTAAACCCAAAACGTATTGCCAATGCTTCATTTAAAGGCAAAAACGTAAAAAAATATTATGAAAAGGGTCCACCGTCAGCTTTTACTCAAAAGAAGAAAAAGTGGATTCCAGCGAACAAGTATTTTGATGGCAGTGTACAGGAAGGTTCGTCCCGAGATTTTCTAATATCTAGACTGCTACTAGGAGATGATCTCAGATGAGTTTTGATTAACGTCAGCTATTCTAGCTAGCAAGGTGGCTAGATATCTTCTACAACTCTTGTTATACTGCGGATGTTTTGGTCGTTGTCACGCCGAAATTTGTGACCATCGAATTCTGTGACTGTAAAACCAGCATCACACAGGTCACCATTTCTGACATTTCCCAAACGTGTATAGGTGTTGTGATTGATTACCGCTGTGTGCTACTGGCCCTCTGCTGATCCCAGACATAAACACATTTGTTCAAATGAATGTAAGAGGAATAAAAGCATCTGAAAACATTTTTATTGGATTTAAACTTATTATGGAGGCACAGTGGAGTCTCATTCTGATGATTCTCATTCTCATGTTTACTTCCAGTAAAATGAGTAAAAACTGTTTTTTAACGTATCAAATGATACGTTAGTGTATGTAAATACTTTAAGGGCAAGTTAATATACAGCCTACAATAACAGAATTTGGTGGTCACAAATTTCGGTGTAACACCCCATATTTTAGTAACTTA
It includes:
- the mettl25 gene encoding putative methyltransferase-like protein 25 isoform X2, which codes for MAFSNFSCNELKEKIDDVRNFLSISLDIANAHTVDFYTRDVWRTFMAVDPEEVLSAVSSTHDHTVAAEMNENISFGFCDVTKKLVDVAAFLRAAKALSLPGLGVCVQRAAVLESLRVLSGDTQGGTSDATLVPDEFMNSKKAHEVPAMSEVVAGLARCSRVKQVIDVGSGKGYLCSFLSMQYGLQVFGIDCSISNTHGAHERNRKLKKFSRVYRKHDRLRISQEVLVKDSSSRHAEKEEEIGTSERHRATPGQKERDVDERKAGINLSSGLCGMGEIQSPVSPNLARDHSTVLNGPGDWASEAQSENPFFGALDPDIVEHVCPRLPPSLLSPEERERRKRENLERKARDGRRNSDNDSLFSPLTSYVTAQTELRTLIVELEEAVMVGLHTCGDLASSTLRMFGSEQELRAVCNVGCCYHLLSERFDPDGQECDVGVCGFPMSQYLREQACFCGRNARMSACLALERVAAGRGISCLGKLAEAQDTERCVLLICISE
- the mettl25 gene encoding putative methyltransferase-like protein 25 isoform X1; protein product: MAFSNFSCNELKEKIDDVRNFLSISLDIANAHTVDFYTRDVWRTFMAVDPEEVLSAVSSTHDHTVAAEMNENISFGFCDVTKKLVDVAAFLRAAKALSLPGLGVCVQRAAVLESLRVLSGDTQGGTSDATLVPDEFMNSKKAHEVPAMSEVVAGLARCSRVKQVIDVGSGKGYLCSFLSMQYGLQVFGIDCSISNTHGAHERNRKLKKFSRVYRKHDRLRISQEVLVKDSSSRHAEKEEEIGTSERHRATPGQKERDVDERKAGINLSSGLCGMGEIQSPVSPNLARDHSTVLNGPGDWASEAQSENPFFGALDPDIVEHVCPRLPPSLLSPEERERRKRENLERKARDGRRNSDNDSLFSPLTSYVTAQTELRTLIVELEEAVMVGLHTCGDLASSTLRMFGSEQELRAVCNVGCCYHLLSERFDPDGQECDVGVCGFPMSQYLREQACFCGRNARMSACLALERVAAGRGLPMESLFYRAVFHVILQDHYDAHKSEKRVGNVYSKASSFVDYVRRALRKLDLDESKLSDGVIQGYHDLYRPRLSEMVAFNLLKVTVAPCIEGLILLDRLCYLKEQENVRYSALVQLFDPLLSPRCYAVVGLKSQRDS